A stretch of the Mycobacteriales bacterium genome encodes the following:
- a CDS encoding F0F1 ATP synthase subunit beta (Produces ATP from ADP in the presence of a proton gradient across the membrane. The beta chain is a regulatory subunit) gives MTATVENETATGTGRVARVIGPVVDVEFPAEAMPEIYYALHVDVAFAAEGEAARTLTLEVEQHIGDNMVRAIALEPTDGLVRG, from the coding sequence ATGACCGCGACCGTAGAAAACGAGACGGCCACCGGCACCGGCCGCGTCGCCCGGGTCATCGGCCCGGTCGTCGACGTGGAGTTCCCGGCCGAGGCGATGCCGGAGATCTACTACGCGCTGCACGTGGACGTCGCCTTCGCCGCCGAGGGGGAGGCGGCGCGGACGCTGACCCTCGAGGTCGAGCAGCACATCGGCGACAACATGGTCCGCGCGATCGCCCTGGAGCCGACCGACGGCCTCGTCCGCGG